One genomic segment of Geothermobacter hydrogeniphilus includes these proteins:
- a CDS encoding intermembrane transport protein PqiB: protein MSEEKTEQPVVRTAEVRTRKGFSIVWLVPLVALAIGGWLVFKAVSEQGPLVTIHFKTAEGLEAGKTKVRYKDVEVGKVEEIDLEPGLDGVAVKARMNPSAKPYLTDKTRFFVVRARIAAGEISALGTLLSGAYIGVDPVKEGKLTKVFEGLEKPPVITTDRPGRKFMLRSENLGSLDIGSPVYFRQIKVGQVIDYAFNDVGDAVNIEVFINAPHDRRVTRATRFWNASGVDMTLNAEGIRINTQSLVSILQGGIAFATPKRLVAKEPAPEGSRFVLYPDRQSIQEREYTIKNYYLMYFDQSVRGLRPGAPVEFRGIKVGEVVDVRLVINAEELKAKIPVLVMIEPERMEYRRNDEPAERSYDQLKGLDAVSRDREKELVRRGLRAQLKTGSLLTGALYVDLDIHPEAKPAEIYYDGLYPVFPTVPGSLEQLTDKFERIMARVEKIPFDSIGRNLDQTLAAARSALRKIDRTTIPRVNAVLQQVDQQTVPDLNATLRQLDETLADIKATLGSDSALNYNARTALDELGSAVRSIRALTEYLERNPEALIFGKKEEQK from the coding sequence ATGAGCGAGGAAAAAACGGAGCAGCCGGTTGTCCGGACGGCCGAGGTGCGTACCCGCAAAGGGTTCTCGATTGTCTGGCTGGTACCTCTGGTTGCCCTGGCGATCGGCGGCTGGCTGGTTTTCAAGGCGGTTTCGGAGCAGGGACCGCTGGTCACCATCCACTTCAAGACTGCAGAAGGGCTGGAGGCCGGGAAGACCAAGGTCCGGTACAAGGACGTCGAGGTCGGCAAGGTCGAGGAGATCGATCTGGAACCGGGACTTGACGGGGTGGCGGTCAAGGCGCGGATGAATCCCAGTGCCAAACCGTACCTGACCGACAAGACCCGTTTCTTCGTGGTCCGGGCGCGGATCGCCGCCGGTGAGATCTCGGCCCTCGGCACCCTCCTGTCCGGGGCCTATATCGGTGTCGATCCGGTTAAGGAGGGGAAGCTGACGAAGGTTTTCGAAGGGCTTGAAAAGCCGCCGGTGATCACCACCGACCGTCCCGGGCGCAAGTTCATGCTGCGTTCGGAAAATCTTGGTTCCCTGGATATCGGTTCGCCGGTCTACTTCCGCCAGATCAAGGTCGGCCAAGTCATCGACTACGCTTTCAATGATGTCGGCGACGCGGTCAATATCGAGGTTTTCATCAATGCTCCGCATGACCGGCGAGTCACCCGGGCGACCCGTTTCTGGAATGCCAGCGGTGTTGACATGACGTTGAATGCCGAGGGCATAAGGATCAACACCCAGTCACTGGTTTCCATTCTTCAGGGGGGAATTGCCTTTGCCACACCGAAACGTCTGGTGGCAAAAGAGCCGGCTCCGGAAGGCTCCCGCTTTGTTCTTTACCCCGACCGGCAGAGCATTCAGGAACGGGAATACACCATCAAGAACTACTACCTGATGTACTTCGATCAGTCGGTGCGTGGTCTCAGGCCGGGTGCGCCGGTTGAATTCCGCGGTATCAAGGTCGGCGAGGTGGTCGATGTCCGGCTGGTGATCAACGCCGAGGAACTGAAGGCGAAAATCCCGGTGCTGGTGATGATCGAGCCGGAACGGATGGAGTACCGCCGCAATGATGAGCCGGCCGAACGTTCTTATGATCAGCTCAAGGGGTTGGACGCCGTCAGCAGGGACAGAGAAAAGGAACTGGTTCGCCGGGGTTTGCGGGCACAGTTGAAGACCGGCAGCCTGCTGACCGGAGCGCTCTATGTCGACCTGGACATTCACCCGGAGGCGAAACCGGCCGAGATCTATTACGATGGCCTCTACCCGGTTTTCCCGACCGTCCCCGGTTCGCTGGAACAGCTCACCGACAAGTTCGAGCGGATTATGGCCAGGGTTGAAAAAATTCCCTTCGACAGTATCGGCCGCAACCTTGATCAGACCCTGGCAGCGGCCCGCAGCGCGCTGCGGAAGATCGACCGGACCACCATTCCGCGGGTTAACGCGGTCCTGCAGCAGGTCGATCAGCAGACGGTTCCCGACCTGAACGCGACTTTGCGGCAGCTGGATGAAACCCTGGCGGATATCAAGGCAACCCTCGGCAGTGATTCGGCCCTGAATTACAATGCCCGTACCGCCCTTGATGAACTCGGTAGCGCGGTGCGTTCGATCCGGGCCCTGACCGAGTACCTGGAGCGCAATCCTGAAGCCCTGATTTTCGGCAAGAAAGAGGAACAGAAATGA
- a CDS encoding PqiC family protein: MIKLFIHKISVWLLFGLVIGLAGCGGHSPKTSFYKLVPLAELGELDEAVPHYDFSVGVGPITIPDYLKRPQIVTRESNSRLQIAEFHRWAGLLEKDIAAVMVDNLTDLLGSERVVTYPWDRLARPDYRVVYDIQRFDGTPGVEAVLKVRWTVFDTVAGKAEKVLGKRYRLPLEDPGYESLVKAESELLGQFSRDVAAELLQKKLSD, from the coding sequence ATGATCAAGCTTTTTATCCACAAGATATCCGTATGGCTTCTGTTCGGGCTGGTTATCGGTCTTGCCGGCTGTGGCGGGCATTCGCCGAAAACCTCATTTTACAAGTTGGTTCCGTTGGCTGAACTGGGTGAATTGGACGAGGCTGTGCCGCATTATGACTTCAGCGTCGGCGTCGGGCCGATTACCATTCCCGACTATCTCAAAAGACCGCAGATCGTAACCCGTGAGAGTAACAGCAGACTGCAGATCGCAGAGTTCCACCGCTGGGCCGGTCTGCTGGAAAAGGATATTGCCGCGGTCATGGTCGATAATCTTACGGATCTGCTCGGCAGTGAGAGGGTGGTAACCTATCCTTGGGATCGTCTGGCCAGGCCCGACTACCGGGTGGTTTATGATATTCAGCGTTTCGATGGAACCCCTGGTGTCGAGGCGGTCCTGAAGGTTCGCTGGACGGTTTTCGATACGGTTGCGGGCAAGGCGGAGAAGGTTCTCGGAAAACGCTACCGGCTGCCGCTGGAGGACCCCGGTTATGAATCGCTGGTGAAAGCTGAGAGTGAACTGCTTGGACAGTTCAGTCGGGATGTGGCCGCTGAGCTGTTGCAGAAGAAACTGTCGGATTGA
- a CDS encoding MipA/OmpV family protein, with product MKQMLITLVALVFLVGVAGSALAFVDSETGEGGVRGATQMAAGAGLVMVPDYEGSDDYTARPLLLFQSHYKSGRFVDLFANRLRVNLLPNAQYYLGPVLQYRAKRDNDVDDDQVSRMKEVDTAIEAGVFGGFALNNWIVSIQYVLDVSDAHDGSLVTLSGGYRYVPSRDLTLMPTLSATYADSDYMQTYFGVSAGNRGTSTLPNFKASSGLKDVTAALLVDYHPWQHWKLVGGAGFKSLLGDASDSPLVDQQGSDSQLIVGIMAAYQF from the coding sequence ATGAAACAGATGTTGATTACCCTGGTGGCGCTGGTTTTTCTGGTCGGTGTTGCCGGATCGGCGCTGGCCTTCGTTGACAGCGAAACCGGTGAAGGCGGGGTGCGGGGGGCGACTCAGATGGCTGCCGGTGCCGGTCTCGTCATGGTTCCCGATTACGAGGGCTCGGACGATTACACTGCGAGGCCTCTGCTGCTCTTTCAGTCTCATTACAAGAGCGGTCGTTTCGTTGATCTTTTCGCCAACCGGCTGCGGGTCAACCTGCTGCCGAACGCGCAGTATTATCTCGGTCCTGTGCTGCAGTACCGGGCCAAGCGGGACAATGATGTCGATGACGATCAGGTGAGCCGGATGAAGGAAGTCGACACCGCCATCGAGGCCGGTGTTTTCGGCGGGTTTGCCCTGAACAACTGGATCGTCAGCATTCAGTATGTCCTCGATGTCTCCGATGCCCATGACGGCAGCCTGGTGACCCTGAGCGGGGGTTATCGTTACGTGCCCAGCCGGGACCTGACCCTGATGCCGACCTTGTCGGCCACCTATGCCGACAGCGATTACATGCAGACCTACTTCGGCGTCAGTGCCGGCAACCGCGGCACGTCCACCCTGCCCAATTTCAAGGCCTCTTCCGGCCTCAAGGATGTGACCGCCGCCCTGCTGGTCGACTATCATCCCTGGCAGCACTGGAAACTGGTCGGTGGCGCCGGCTTCAAATCCCTGCTCGGTGATGCCTCCGACAGCCCGCTGGTTGACCAGCAGGGTTCCGATTCGCAGCTGATTGTCGGCATCATGGCCGCCTACCAGTTCTGA
- a CDS encoding autotransporter assembly complex protein TamA — MKFFWGRIFVPVLLWTALFPGSAVSADVRLVVSGVKGALRKNVEAALQLPSGLVHDGRTNRRWLERLLQKAPADARKALEPLGYYHGQVKAELVGGREREELRVQVDPGEPIRLGRVRVTVTGPGAERLPLRRMVAGFSLKSGDQLNHKAYEDAKLALRVAAVDLGYLKAKYRRSRVEVDVEAYRADVDLELETGPLFYFGEISIEGGDSFPPDFLRRYLEFSAGDIFSNKQLSRTRINFLKADRFDDIQLVPEIELARRQLVPVRIRLKEGARRRLRAGVGYGTNTGARLTLNYQELNLWQRAHRFEADFSLAQKTQALITRYTIPLPGHKENSWGINAGLSKEDIDVYETEIIHLEGERVFGLGSDAVISFSLRQQREDYTIGRRSDISTLLLPGIRYQRRHYDDPVNPNRGVQYRLELTGSHDALLSDSTLLRFTGGGALMQPLGEDWTLLLRSYFGLLAHDGDFNDVPVSMRFFVGGDNGVRGYAYKSRGATDETGRVIGGDGLAGGSLEVEYAFSKRYGAALFYDVGSAFMAFQQVRFIQGAGVGARVYTPVGPIKIDLARQLHEPNPGWRIHFSVGFDL; from the coding sequence TTGAAGTTCTTTTGGGGGCGCATTTTCGTTCCGGTTCTTTTGTGGACGGCTCTTTTTCCCGGATCCGCGGTTTCGGCCGATGTCCGACTGGTCGTCAGCGGGGTCAAGGGAGCGTTGCGCAAGAATGTTGAGGCGGCGTTGCAGTTGCCGAGCGGGCTGGTCCACGACGGCCGGACCAATCGTCGCTGGCTGGAGCGCCTGCTGCAGAAGGCCCCGGCGGATGCCCGCAAGGCCCTGGAACCGCTCGGTTATTATCATGGTCAAGTCAAGGCGGAACTGGTCGGGGGGCGGGAGCGGGAGGAGTTGCGGGTGCAGGTCGATCCCGGTGAGCCGATTCGCCTGGGTCGGGTACGGGTGACGGTGACCGGACCGGGTGCCGAACGGTTGCCGTTGCGACGGATGGTTGCCGGTTTTTCGCTGAAAAGTGGCGATCAGCTCAATCATAAGGCTTACGAGGATGCCAAGCTGGCCCTGCGGGTGGCCGCGGTTGATCTCGGTTATCTCAAGGCGAAATATCGGCGCAGCCGGGTCGAGGTTGACGTCGAAGCTTATCGCGCCGATGTCGATCTGGAGCTGGAGACCGGTCCGCTGTTCTATTTCGGTGAGATCAGTATTGAGGGAGGCGATTCGTTTCCTCCCGATTTTTTACGGCGCTATCTTGAATTTTCCGCCGGTGATATCTTTTCCAATAAACAATTGAGCCGTACCCGGATCAATTTTCTCAAGGCCGACCGGTTTGATGATATCCAGCTGGTTCCTGAAATCGAGCTTGCCAGGCGGCAACTGGTGCCGGTCCGTATCCGCCTCAAGGAAGGCGCCCGGCGCCGGCTGCGGGCCGGGGTCGGTTACGGGACCAATACCGGCGCGCGCCTGACCCTCAACTACCAGGAGTTGAATCTCTGGCAGCGCGCTCACCGTTTCGAGGCCGATTTCAGCCTGGCACAGAAAACCCAGGCGCTCATCACCCGCTATACCATTCCCCTGCCGGGGCATAAGGAGAATTCCTGGGGGATCAACGCCGGACTCTCCAAGGAAGATATCGATGTCTATGAAACCGAGATTATTCATCTGGAAGGCGAGCGGGTTTTCGGCCTCGGCAGTGATGCCGTCATTTCGTTTTCCCTTCGGCAGCAACGTGAGGATTACACCATCGGCCGGCGTTCCGATATCTCGACCCTGCTGCTGCCGGGAATCCGTTACCAGCGCCGACATTATGATGACCCGGTCAATCCGAACCGGGGGGTTCAGTATCGCCTGGAGCTGACCGGCAGTCACGACGCGTTGCTTTCCGACAGCACGCTGTTGCGCTTTACCGGGGGCGGAGCGCTGATGCAGCCGTTGGGGGAGGACTGGACCCTGTTGCTGCGCAGTTATTTCGGACTGCTGGCCCATGATGGTGATTTCAATGATGTGCCGGTTTCGATGCGGTTCTTCGTTGGTGGCGACAATGGTGTGCGCGGCTACGCCTACAAGTCCCGCGGGGCGACCGATGAAACCGGGCGGGTGATCGGTGGTGACGGTCTGGCCGGAGGAAGCCTGGAGGTGGAATATGCCTTCAGCAAACGCTATGGGGCCGCCCTCTTCTATGACGTCGGAAGCGCTTTCATGGCTTTTCAGCAGGTGCGTTTTATTCAGGGGGCCGGTGTCGGTGCCCGTGTCTATACCCCGGTCGGACCGATCAAGATCGACCTGGCACGCCAGCTTCATGAGCCGAACCCGGGCTGGCGCATTCACTTCAGCGTCGGGTTTGACCTGTGA